The following are from one region of the Sphingomonas sp. J315 genome:
- a CDS encoding FtsW/RodA/SpoVE family cell cycle protein, which produces MSDVIRATTKRKPLRERFEDQLSRGSKTPLGLWFWEIDRILLLLAFLLIGIGLVAVAAASPASAERYSDASKQFAAMHYFWRQTVWICLSIPVLLIVSMLPVGFARRGAILGTAICVVLVGIAAFFGSEINGARRWIGFGFASFQPSEFLKPLYIVTTAWLLSMRAKDPSLPVIPVTGVLTAVIAALLMKQPDFGQTVIFGAVWVILLMLSGISTRAIGVLGGGVVAGVVAAYLFYDTARTRIDSFLFPDPEKAAAEHYQTDMAHAVLTGGGATGTGPGGGTVKFKLPEAHTDYIFSVVGEEFGLIACIIIALIYLAIVVRVLIKLLDEEDGFRLLASAGLAAQFGIQAVINMAVNTGLAPSKGMTLPFISYGGSSMVALSIGMGLLLAFTRRNPYLKRSNYTVRGNSK; this is translated from the coding sequence ATGAGCGACGTCATCCGCGCGACGACCAAGCGCAAGCCGCTGCGCGAACGGTTCGAGGATCAGTTGAGCCGGGGGAGCAAGACCCCGCTGGGCCTGTGGTTCTGGGAAATCGACCGCATCCTGTTGCTGCTCGCCTTCCTGCTGATCGGCATCGGGCTGGTCGCGGTGGCGGCGGCGTCGCCGGCGTCGGCGGAGCGCTATTCGGACGCGAGCAAGCAGTTCGCGGCGATGCACTATTTCTGGCGGCAGACGGTGTGGATCTGTCTGTCGATCCCTGTGCTGTTGATCGTGTCGATGTTGCCGGTCGGATTTGCGCGGCGCGGGGCTATTCTGGGCACCGCGATATGCGTGGTGCTGGTCGGCATTGCCGCATTTTTCGGTTCGGAGATCAACGGCGCGCGGCGCTGGATCGGGTTCGGCTTTGCTTCGTTTCAGCCGTCGGAATTCCTGAAGCCGCTCTACATCGTCACCACTGCCTGGCTGTTGTCGATGCGCGCCAAAGACCCGAGCCTGCCGGTGATCCCGGTGACGGGGGTGCTAACCGCAGTGATCGCGGCGTTGCTGATGAAGCAGCCCGATTTCGGCCAGACGGTGATTTTCGGCGCGGTGTGGGTGATTCTGCTGATGCTGTCGGGCATTTCGACCCGCGCGATCGGCGTGCTGGGCGGGGGCGTCGTGGCGGGGGTGGTCGCGGCCTATCTGTTCTACGACACCGCACGCACGCGCATCGACAGCTTCCTGTTCCCCGATCCCGAAAAGGCGGCGGCGGAGCATTACCAGACCGACATGGCGCACGCGGTGCTGACCGGGGGCGGGGCGACCGGCACCGGGCCGGGCGGCGGGACGGTCAAATTCAAGCTGCCCGAGGCGCATACCGATTACATCTTCTCCGTCGTGGGCGAGGAGTTCGGATTGATCGCGTGCATCATCATCGCGCTGATCTACCTCGCCATCGTCGTTCGGGTGCTGATCAAGCTGCTGGACGAGGAGGATGGGTTCCGCCTGCTCGCCTCCGCCGGGCTCGCGGCCCAATTCGGGATTCAGGCGGTGATCAACATGGCCGTGAACACCGGCCTTGCGCCCTCCAAGGGAATGACCTTGCCCTTCATTTCCTATGGCGGATCGTCGATGGTGGCGCTGTCGATCGGGATGGGACTGTTGCTCGCTTTCACGCGACGAAACCCCTATCTCAAGCGCTCAAACTACACGGTGCGGGGTAACAGCAAATGA
- the murD gene encoding UDP-N-acetylmuramoyl-L-alanine--D-glutamate ligase, with product MIVSAAWRGKRFAVLGLARSGAASVRALVAGGASVLGWDDNEAAQQSVWEQLKVDREELGTEPGFTTKDWVSFPVDLKGFEAVVVSPGVPLNRHPVAAKARESGVPIIGDIELFAQARGELPAHKVVGITGTNGKSTTTALIHHIIESAGVPARLGGNIGLPILGQEPLPEGGVYVLELSSYQIDLTQSLDCDVAVLLNITPDHLDRYDGFDAYAASKARLFEMQSKGHAAIIGIGDEASQAVAKQVARSGRAEDLTRIAPGVCMDQSRWPSLQGPHNAQNALCAIAVCQALGVAQAQIDMALETFTGLPHRMQRVGVRNGVLFVNDSKATNAESAAPALAAYPRIHWIVGGRAKSADLDACRPGFPHIVRAYAIGEATEMFAQILKDVMPVERSGTLAEAVRAAAANAVEGEVVLLSPACASFDQFRDYEDRGDQFRAAVRALA from the coding sequence GTGATCGTTTCCGCGGCCTGGCGCGGGAAACGCTTTGCGGTACTCGGGCTGGCGCGGTCGGGGGCGGCGAGCGTGCGCGCGCTGGTCGCGGGCGGGGCGAGCGTACTCGGTTGGGATGACAATGAAGCTGCGCAACAGAGCGTTTGGGAGCAGCTCAAGGTCGACCGGGAGGAGCTGGGCACCGAGCCGGGTTTCACGACGAAGGATTGGGTCAGTTTCCCTGTCGATCTGAAGGGCTTCGAAGCTGTCGTAGTTTCGCCCGGCGTGCCGTTGAATCGACATCCCGTGGCCGCCAAGGCGCGCGAGTCCGGCGTTCCGATCATCGGCGATATCGAACTGTTCGCACAGGCGCGGGGCGAGCTCCCGGCGCACAAGGTGGTCGGGATTACCGGGACCAATGGCAAGTCGACCACCACCGCGCTGATCCACCATATTATCGAGAGCGCGGGCGTTCCGGCGCGGCTGGGCGGGAATATCGGGCTGCCCATTCTCGGGCAGGAGCCGTTGCCGGAGGGGGGCGTCTATGTGCTCGAGCTGTCGAGCTATCAGATCGACCTGACCCAGAGCCTTGATTGCGACGTGGCGGTGTTGCTCAACATCACGCCGGATCATCTCGATCGTTATGACGGGTTCGATGCCTATGCCGCGTCGAAGGCGCGGTTGTTCGAGATGCAGTCCAAGGGCCATGCCGCGATCATCGGGATTGGCGATGAGGCGTCGCAGGCGGTGGCCAAGCAGGTCGCGCGCTCGGGCCGGGCCGAGGACCTGACCAGGATCGCGCCGGGCGTGTGTATGGATCAGTCGCGCTGGCCGTCGCTCCAGGGACCGCACAACGCCCAGAACGCGCTGTGCGCGATCGCGGTATGCCAGGCGCTGGGCGTCGCGCAGGCGCAGATCGATATGGCGCTGGAGACCTTTACCGGCCTGCCGCACCGGATGCAGCGGGTGGGGGTGCGCAACGGCGTGCTGTTCGTCAACGACAGCAAGGCGACCAACGCGGAATCGGCCGCGCCCGCGCTCGCGGCCTATCCGCGCATCCACTGGATAGTGGGCGGCAGGGCCAAGAGCGCCGATCTCGATGCTTGCCGACCGGGTTTCCCCCATATTGTCCGCGCCTATGCTATCGGCGAAGCGACGGAGATGTTTGCGCAAATCCTGAAGGACGTCATGCCGGTCGAGCGATCGGGCACGCTGGCGGAGGCGGTACGCGCTGCGGCGGCGAATGCGGTGGAGGGTGAGGTGGTGTTGCTGTCGCCTGCCTGTGCGTCGTTCGACCAGTTTCGCGACTATGAGGATCGCGGCGACCAGTTCCGCGCCGCGGTGAGGGCATTGGCATGA
- the mraY gene encoding phospho-N-acetylmuramoyl-pentapeptide-transferase: protein MLYEIAEWLGFPGLLNLFRYLSFRTGASVATALLIGLIIGPRFIGWLRVRQGKGQPIRADGPQSHLAKRGTPTMGGLMILTSLTLSLFLWMDLSNPYIWACIFVTLGFGMIGFLDDYDKVRKASTAGVSGRVRLLGEFAIAGVAAWVITLQNGTMLYVPFFSQFSVDLGYFYIVFAAFTIVAFGNAVNLTDGLDGLATMPVIIASSAFLLIAYLVGNKIYATYLGIPHVPGAGDLAIFCGAIIGAGLAFLWFNAPPAAVFMGDTGSLALGGALGAIAVTTHHELVLGIIGGLFVVEALSVIIQVFWYKRTGRRVFKMAPIHHHFEQLGWSEPTVVIRFWIIAFVLALAGLATLKLR from the coding sequence ATGCTGTACGAGATCGCCGAATGGCTGGGTTTTCCGGGACTGCTGAACCTGTTCCGGTACCTGTCGTTCCGCACCGGCGCGTCGGTCGCCACCGCGCTGCTGATCGGCCTGATCATCGGGCCGCGCTTCATCGGTTGGCTGCGTGTCCGTCAGGGCAAGGGACAGCCGATCCGCGCCGACGGGCCGCAGAGCCACCTGGCCAAGCGCGGCACGCCGACGATGGGCGGGCTGATGATCCTGACCAGCCTGACGCTGTCGCTGTTCCTGTGGATGGACCTCAGCAATCCGTACATCTGGGCGTGCATCTTCGTGACGCTCGGGTTCGGGATGATCGGGTTCCTCGACGACTATGACAAGGTGCGCAAAGCAAGCACCGCGGGCGTGTCGGGACGCGTCCGGTTGCTGGGCGAATTCGCGATTGCGGGCGTCGCGGCCTGGGTCATCACGCTGCAGAACGGGACGATGCTGTACGTGCCGTTCTTCAGCCAGTTCAGCGTCGATCTGGGCTATTTCTACATCGTATTCGCCGCGTTCACGATCGTGGCGTTCGGCAATGCCGTCAATCTGACCGATGGGCTGGACGGGCTGGCGACGATGCCGGTGATCATTGCGAGCAGCGCGTTCCTGCTGATCGCATATCTTGTCGGCAACAAGATCTATGCGACCTATCTGGGCATTCCGCATGTGCCGGGGGCCGGCGACCTTGCCATCTTCTGCGGCGCGATCATCGGGGCGGGGCTTGCCTTCCTGTGGTTCAACGCGCCGCCGGCAGCGGTGTTCATGGGTGACACTGGGTCGCTGGCGCTGGGTGGTGCGCTGGGCGCGATTGCGGTGACCACGCATCACGAGCTGGTGCTGGGGATCATCGGCGGGCTGTTCGTGGTCGAGGCGCTGAGCGTCATCATCCAGGTCTTCTGGTACAAGCGCACCGGGCGCCGCGTGTTCAAGATGGCGCCGATCCACCATCATTTCGAGCAGCTCGGCTGGAGCGAGCCGACGGTCGTGATCCGTTTCTGGATCATCGCCTTCGTGCTGGCGCTCGCGGGGCTGGCGACGCTGAAGCTGCGGTGA
- a CDS encoding UDP-N-acetylmuramoyl-L-alanyl-D-glutamate--2,6-diaminopimelate ligase: MKLADLTGGDEQDIVTGFAIDHRKIAPGTVFGAFRGTRFNGEDFIAEAVARGAVAIVARPEVKVEGAAHIASDHPRTEFARIAARFYAPFPETSVAVTGTNGKTSTVEMVRQLWRMAGHHAASIGTLGVTTAGEMVSTGLTTPDVVTFLSNVAGLAREGVTHLAFEASSHGLSQYRTEGLPVRAAAFTNLSRDHLDYHKDMADYFTAKLRLFADVLDPNGTAVVWADDPHSERVIDIARMRGNRIITVGEHGDTIRLVSRAPTLLDQKLVIAFGGVEHRVGLPLIGGYQAANALIAAGLVIATGGDPAQTFANLARLQPVRGRLERAAISRTGAPVYVDYAHTPDAIEAAISALKPHAAGRLILVFGAGGDRDPGKREPMGQAAAAGADLVIVTDDNPRGEDAASIRHAVRKGCPQATEIGDRRAAIEAAIAAAGPEDIVLIAGKGHEQGQIVGDMVLPFDDVSVAREAAA; encoded by the coding sequence GTGAAGCTCGCAGACCTGACCGGCGGCGACGAGCAGGACATCGTCACCGGCTTTGCCATCGACCATCGCAAGATCGCCCCTGGCACGGTGTTCGGCGCGTTCCGCGGCACCCGCTTCAACGGCGAGGATTTCATAGCGGAGGCGGTGGCGCGGGGCGCGGTCGCCATCGTCGCCCGGCCCGAGGTGAAGGTGGAAGGCGCGGCGCATATCGCGAGCGACCATCCGCGCACCGAATTCGCGCGGATCGCGGCGCGCTTTTACGCCCCGTTCCCGGAAACATCCGTCGCCGTCACCGGGACCAACGGCAAGACGTCGACCGTCGAGATGGTGCGGCAATTGTGGCGGATGGCGGGGCATCATGCCGCGTCGATCGGGACTTTGGGGGTCACCACGGCGGGGGAGATGGTGTCGACCGGATTGACCACGCCGGATGTCGTCACCTTCCTGTCGAATGTCGCGGGACTTGCCCGCGAAGGCGTGACGCATCTGGCGTTCGAGGCGTCGAGCCACGGCCTGTCGCAATATCGCACCGAAGGACTGCCGGTGCGCGCGGCGGCGTTCACCAATCTGAGCCGCGATCACCTCGACTATCACAAGGACATGGCGGACTATTTTACCGCCAAGCTGCGGCTGTTCGCCGATGTGCTCGATCCCAATGGGACGGCAGTCGTGTGGGCCGACGATCCGCATAGCGAACGGGTGATCGACATCGCCCGGATGCGCGGCAACCGCATCATCACGGTCGGCGAACATGGCGACACGATCCGGCTGGTGTCGCGGGCGCCGACGTTGCTCGACCAGAAGCTGGTGATCGCGTTCGGGGGCGTCGAGCATCGCGTCGGGCTGCCCCTGATCGGCGGATATCAGGCTGCCAATGCGCTGATTGCGGCGGGGCTGGTGATCGCCACCGGGGGCGATCCGGCGCAGACCTTTGCGAACCTGGCGCGGTTGCAGCCGGTGCGGGGGCGACTGGAGCGGGCGGCGATCAGCCGGACCGGGGCTCCGGTCTATGTCGATTATGCGCACACCCCCGACGCGATCGAAGCGGCGATTTCCGCGTTGAAGCCGCATGCGGCGGGACGATTGATCCTCGTCTTCGGCGCAGGCGGCGACCGCGATCCGGGCAAACGCGAACCGATGGGACAGGCGGCGGCTGCGGGCGCGGATCTGGTGATCGTCACCGACGACAACCCGCGCGGCGAGGATGCCGCGTCGATCCGGCATGCGGTGCGAAAGGGCTGTCCGCAGGCGACCGAGATCGGCGACCGGCGTGCAGCCATCGAGGCTGCGATCGCGGCGGCGGGGCCGGAGGATATCGTGCTGATCGCCGGCAAGGGACATGAACAGGGCCAGATCGTGGGCGACATGGTGCTGCCGTTCGACGATGTCAGCGTCGCGCGCGAGGCGGCAGCGTGA
- a CDS encoding penicillin-binding protein 2: MTVLVAPAQRIRTRDGRGASPIAVAHVRLMILTLLFAAAFAVIVGRLALLAVFAEPQRAPSVNAMLVPLRGDLVDRNGAPLARTIDAWSIGVRPDRVIGDKAALAQMLAATLPGKSAGEYAKLLNSGAKFTYLQRRAVPELVAAVHALGEPGIEFAREPQRLYPQATLAAHALGFVDFDGKGVSGMEHILDRQLTDPAQRGRPVALSIDLRAQAALESELGAAMTSFQAQGAAGVILDVASGEVVAMTSLPTFNPNNVKGANPEHFRNNVTQSVYELGSTFKPLAMAFAIETGVAPSMSKRYDATEPLQVGGFRIRDDHAQKRWLNIPETLIHSSNIVTARIADELGKDRMAEMFSRLGFDTKAPIELGGVAGPIWPKYWARTTVMTTAYGHGIAVTPLHLASAYAAMVNGGVWRPATLKKVEPGKAPVGRRVISEATSARMRQLMRLIVTHGTGSKADAPGYRVGGKTGTAEVPGRGGYQRNKNVSTFAAAFPMDAPRYVVLVMLDSPIGNAESAGQSTAGWTAAPVVNRVVMRTGAMLGVVPDERRDVDVADLTPLLWKAEAKNKTAPAALGAGADE, from the coding sequence GTGACGGTCCTCGTCGCCCCTGCACAGCGGATCCGCACGCGCGACGGCAGAGGCGCGTCGCCGATTGCGGTCGCGCATGTGCGGCTGATGATCCTGACCCTCTTGTTCGCCGCGGCGTTTGCGGTGATCGTCGGGCGACTGGCGCTGCTGGCGGTTTTCGCCGAGCCGCAACGCGCGCCGAGCGTCAATGCGATGCTGGTGCCGCTGCGCGGCGACCTGGTCGATCGCAACGGCGCGCCGCTCGCGCGGACGATCGACGCCTGGTCGATCGGCGTGCGCCCGGATCGGGTGATCGGCGACAAGGCGGCGCTGGCGCAGATGCTGGCTGCAACGCTGCCCGGGAAGAGCGCCGGCGAATATGCCAAGCTGCTCAACAGCGGCGCGAAATTCACCTATCTTCAGCGCCGCGCGGTGCCGGAGCTGGTCGCCGCCGTTCACGCGCTGGGTGAGCCGGGGATCGAGTTCGCGCGCGAGCCGCAGCGCCTTTACCCGCAGGCGACGCTGGCTGCGCACGCGCTGGGCTTTGTCGATTTCGACGGCAAGGGCGTGAGCGGAATGGAGCATATCCTGGACCGCCAGCTGACCGATCCGGCGCAACGCGGGCGACCGGTGGCCCTGTCGATCGATCTGCGCGCGCAGGCCGCGCTGGAGAGCGAGCTGGGCGCGGCGATGACGAGTTTCCAGGCGCAGGGCGCGGCTGGGGTGATCCTTGATGTCGCGTCGGGCGAGGTGGTGGCGATGACGTCGCTTCCCACCTTCAACCCGAACAACGTCAAGGGTGCGAACCCGGAGCATTTCCGGAACAATGTGACGCAGAGTGTCTATGAGCTGGGGTCGACCTTCAAGCCGCTGGCGATGGCGTTCGCGATCGAGACCGGCGTCGCGCCGTCGATGTCGAAGCGCTATGATGCCACCGAACCGCTGCAGGTCGGCGGGTTCCGGATCCGCGACGATCACGCGCAGAAGCGCTGGCTCAACATCCCCGAGACGCTGATCCATTCGTCGAACATCGTGACGGCGCGGATCGCCGACGAACTGGGCAAGGACCGGATGGCAGAGATGTTCAGCCGCCTTGGCTTCGACACCAAGGCGCCGATCGAGCTGGGTGGGGTGGCCGGGCCGATCTGGCCGAAATACTGGGCGCGCACGACGGTGATGACCACTGCCTATGGTCATGGCATCGCGGTTACGCCGCTGCATCTGGCCAGCGCCTATGCCGCGATGGTGAATGGTGGGGTATGGCGTCCCGCGACGCTCAAGAAGGTCGAGCCGGGCAAGGCACCGGTGGGTCGCCGGGTGATTTCGGAGGCGACCAGCGCGCGGATGCGCCAGCTGATGCGGCTGATCGTCACCCATGGCACGGGCAGCAAGGCGGATGCGCCCGGCTATCGCGTCGGGGGCAAGACCGGCACCGCCGAAGTGCCGGGACGCGGCGGATATCAGCGCAACAAGAACGTCTCGACGTTCGCGGCGGCTTTCCCGATGGACGCACCGCGCTATGTGGTGCTGGTGATGCTTGATTCGCCGATCGGTAATGCCGAGTCCGCAGGCCAGTCCACTGCAGGGTGGACTGCGGCCCCCGTCGTCAACCGCGTCGTGATGCGCACCGGCGCGATGCTGGGCGTGGTGCCCGACGAGCGCCGCGACGTCGATGTCGCCGATCTCACCCCGCTGCTGTGGAAGGCGGAGGCGAAGAACAAGACCGCGCCCGCCGCGCTCGGCGCGGGGGCGGACGAGTGA
- the rsmH gene encoding 16S rRNA (cytosine(1402)-N(4))-methyltransferase RsmH, translating to MTAPLTHDAVNPDRPHIPVMLAEVLDALAIQPGERHVDGTFGAGGYTRAFLERGAEVAAFDRDPSAIEGGQALVDASENRLILIQSPFSAMDRELDARGLSPVDGVTLDIGVSSMQLDQADRGFSFQSDGPLDMRMSQSGMTAAELVNEISESDLTTILRNYGEEKQARRVAQAIVKARPLTRTGDLANVVRRALGYRPHEKKDPATRTFQAIRIHLNRELDELEEGLAAAERALKPGGRLAVVTFHSLEDRMVKKFLRERSGSEPTGSRHRPMVAAEQAPSFEPPAKAVRAGEDEIAVNPRARSATLRVARRTAAPAWS from the coding sequence GTGACCGCGCCCCTGACCCACGACGCCGTTAACCCTGATCGTCCACATATTCCGGTGATGCTGGCCGAGGTGCTCGACGCCCTCGCCATCCAGCCCGGCGAGCGCCACGTCGATGGGACGTTCGGCGCCGGCGGCTATACGCGCGCGTTCCTCGAGCGGGGCGCCGAGGTGGCCGCCTTCGACCGCGACCCAAGCGCGATCGAAGGCGGTCAAGCCCTTGTGGACGCGAGCGAAAATCGCCTGATCCTGATCCAGTCGCCGTTCTCTGCGATGGACCGCGAGCTGGACGCGCGCGGGCTGTCGCCCGTCGATGGCGTGACGCTGGATATCGGCGTGTCGTCGATGCAGCTCGACCAGGCGGATCGGGGATTCAGCTTTCAATCGGACGGTCCGCTCGACATGCGGATGAGCCAGTCGGGCATGACCGCGGCCGAATTGGTTAACGAAATCAGTGAGTCTGATTTAACCACGATATTGCGGAATTACGGGGAAGAAAAGCAGGCCCGACGTGTGGCACAAGCGATTGTGAAGGCACGGCCCCTTACGCGCACGGGGGACCTGGCAAATGTGGTGCGGCGGGCCCTTGGGTACCGTCCGCATGAGAAGAAGGACCCGGCCACCCGGACCTTCCAGGCGATCCGGATTCACCTCAACCGCGAGCTCGACGAGCTTGAGGAAGGGCTGGCTGCGGCCGAACGGGCATTGAAGCCCGGCGGGCGGCTGGCGGTGGTGACATTCCACAGCCTGGAGGACCGGATGGTCAAGAAATTCCTGCGCGAACGCAGCGGGAGCGAGCCGACCGGATCGCGGCATCGCCCGATGGTCGCGGCGGAACAGGCGCCGAGTTTCGAACCGCCCGCAAAGGCGGTTCGGGCCGGCGAGGACGAGATAGCGGTGAACCCGCGTGCCCGGTCGGCGACGTTGCGCGTCGCGCGACGCACCGCGGCACCGGCATGGAGTTGA
- a CDS encoding division/cell wall cluster transcriptional repressor MraZ — protein MDDKGRVAIPAGLRATLEKNSGHPTDSKDARVAILSTSETDKCLVAYDEPYFDSLMERLDARATEFAGDRGQADANIWRDGVGTSENIAFDPSGRFVLPGMLGHLAGIPKGSYAFFMGVGATIEVWNPRTLLDHPTISEQIKAACRYCLEEKGVTL, from the coding sequence GTGGACGACAAGGGTCGTGTCGCCATCCCCGCCGGGCTGCGTGCGACGCTGGAGAAGAACAGCGGCCACCCGACCGACAGCAAGGACGCCCGCGTCGCGATCCTGTCGACATCCGAAACCGACAAGTGCCTGGTCGCCTATGACGAGCCCTATTTCGACTCGCTGATGGAGCGGCTCGACGCGCGCGCGACCGAGTTTGCGGGCGATCGCGGTCAGGCCGATGCCAATATCTGGCGCGACGGCGTGGGGACGAGCGAGAATATCGCATTCGACCCCTCCGGCCGCTTCGTGCTGCCGGGGATGCTGGGGCACCTCGCGGGGATCCCGAAGGGCAGCTACGCCTTTTTCATGGGGGTCGGCGCGACGATCGAGGTGTGGAACCCGCGCACCCTGCTCGACCATCCGACTATCTCCGAACAGATCAAGGCGGCGTGCCGCTACTGTCTGGAAGAAAAGGGGGTGACGCTGTGA
- a CDS encoding cysteine synthase A, protein MVAKDTIALIGNTPLVRLKGPSEAAGCDIFGKCEFANPGASVKDRAALFIVEDAEARGLIAPGGTIVEGTAGNTGIGLALVANAKGYKTIIVMPETQSREKMDTLRALGAELVLVPAAPYSNPGHFVHTSRRIAEETPNAIWANQFDNIANRRAHIVGTAEEIWTQMEGRIDGFTCSAGTGGTIAGVGLGLKEKDEKVRIALSDPHGAALYSYYATGELKAEGSSVAEGIGQGRITANLEGAPIDTQFRISDEEGMEWVRRLLAEEGLCLGLSSGINVAGAVRLGRELGPGARVATILCDTGFRYLSTLYNPEWLREKGLGGA, encoded by the coding sequence ATGGTAGCCAAAGATACGATCGCGCTGATCGGAAACACGCCGCTGGTCCGGCTCAAGGGGCCGAGTGAAGCGGCTGGATGCGACATTTTCGGGAAGTGCGAATTCGCCAATCCCGGTGCGAGCGTGAAGGATCGCGCGGCGCTGTTCATCGTCGAGGATGCCGAAGCGCGCGGGCTGATCGCGCCGGGCGGAACGATTGTCGAGGGGACGGCGGGCAATACCGGGATCGGGCTGGCGCTGGTCGCCAATGCCAAAGGCTACAAGACGATCATCGTCATGCCCGAGACGCAGAGCCGCGAGAAGATGGACACGCTGCGCGCGCTGGGTGCCGAGCTGGTACTGGTGCCGGCCGCGCCTTACTCCAACCCCGGCCATTTCGTGCACACCTCGCGCCGCATCGCCGAGGAGACGCCGAACGCGATATGGGCGAACCAGTTTGACAATATCGCCAATCGCCGCGCGCATATCGTGGGAACTGCAGAAGAGATCTGGACCCAGATGGAGGGTCGGATCGACGGGTTTACCTGCTCGGCGGGGACCGGTGGAACGATCGCGGGCGTCGGGCTGGGCCTCAAGGAAAAGGACGAGAAGGTGCGGATCGCCTTGTCCGACCCGCATGGCGCGGCGCTGTACAGCTATTATGCGACCGGTGAGCTGAAGGCCGAGGGGTCGTCGGTCGCGGAGGGCATCGGTCAGGGGCGGATCACCGCAAACCTGGAGGGCGCGCCGATCGACACGCAGTTCCGCATCTCCGACGAAGAGGGGATGGAGTGGGTCCGCCGACTGCTGGCCGAGGAAGGGCTGTGCCTCGGGCTGTCGTCGGGGATCAACGTCGCGGGCGCGGTGCGGCTGGGGCGCGAGCTGGGGCCGGGCGCGCGGGTCGCGACGATCCTGTGCGATACGGGATTCCGTTACCTTTCAACGCTGTACAACCCGGAATGGCTGCGTGAGAAGGGGTTGGGCGGGGCCTAG
- a CDS encoding DNA-deoxyinosine glycosylase, protein MSQSTPPRKASFPPVADSRTRVLICGSLPGDRSLAAQQYYAHPQNQFWRLIAAVIDRTDLPALSYEARLAALRDARIGLWDAVASATRPGSTDAAIAAAEPNDLPTLAATLPDLRAIAFNGTTAHRLGLRALGTAAGKWMILALPSSSPLHTAGLAAKLPAWLGLREVLGS, encoded by the coding sequence GTGTCGCAATCAACTCCACCCCGCAAGGCAAGCTTCCCGCCCGTCGCCGACTCCCGCACCCGCGTCCTCATCTGCGGCAGCCTCCCCGGCGACCGCAGCCTTGCCGCCCAGCAATATTACGCCCACCCCCAGAACCAGTTCTGGCGCCTGATCGCCGCCGTCATCGACCGCACAGACCTCCCCGCCCTGTCCTACGAAGCCCGCCTCGCCGCGCTCCGCGACGCGCGCATCGGCTTGTGGGACGCGGTCGCCAGCGCCACCCGCCCGGGCAGCACCGACGCGGCAATCGCCGCGGCAGAGCCCAACGACCTCCCCACCCTCGCCGCCACCCTGCCCGATCTGCGCGCCATCGCCTTCAACGGCACCACCGCCCACCGCCTCGGCCTGCGCGCGCTCGGCACGGCGGCGGGGAAGTGGATGATCCTTGCCCTTCCCTCGTCCAGCCCGCTCCACACGGCCGGCCTGGCGGCGAAGCTGCCGGCATGGCTGGGATTGCGGGAGGTTTTGGGGAGTTGA